A region from the Geobacter benzoatilyticus genome encodes:
- a CDS encoding LysM peptidoglycan-binding domain-containing protein, which translates to MNGTLRLVASSLVLSLASLAPAGGAEYLRYAPQPSDGKPMSGPGEGVLVKRITIEKGDTLYSLSRRFNGKGTYFSQILLFNEITNPNLIYAGNRLLVPLQPGQGEGVMTPSRRVGPAAQGKSGGKHPAVSPAVSLEPKEKKQMAKVPSASVVPALPSRASQPVAPGPVSSPPAVRTFDENEQTLFEKGVGAYKSGQYQQSLDAFDRFLARYPESPLLPDATLYRADALMKMAGQ; encoded by the coding sequence ATGAACGGCACCCTCAGGCTTGTCGCGTCGTCTCTTGTCCTCTCCCTCGCATCGCTGGCACCGGCCGGCGGTGCCGAGTACCTTCGCTACGCCCCGCAGCCGTCGGACGGCAAGCCCATGTCCGGCCCGGGCGAGGGGGTGCTCGTGAAGCGCATCACCATTGAAAAGGGGGATACCCTTTACTCCCTGTCGCGGCGGTTTAACGGCAAGGGTACCTACTTCTCCCAGATACTCCTCTTCAACGAGATAACGAATCCCAACCTTATCTATGCGGGAAACAGACTCCTGGTTCCCCTCCAGCCCGGTCAGGGAGAGGGCGTGATGACGCCGTCGCGGCGAGTCGGTCCTGCCGCACAGGGAAAAAGTGGTGGTAAACATCCGGCGGTAAGTCCTGCAGTATCCCTGGAGCCCAAAGAGAAAAAGCAGATGGCGAAGGTGCCTTCTGCTTCCGTTGTGCCCGCTCTGCCGTCCAGGGCATCCCAGCCTGTTGCCCCCGGGCCGGTTTCCTCCCCCCCGGCTGTCCGTACCTTCGATGAGAACGAGCAGACCCTGTTCGAGAAGGGAGTGGGCGCATACAAATCGGGCCAGTACCAGCAGTCGCTCGATGCGTTTGACCGGTTCCTGGCCCGTTATCCGGAATCTCCCCTGCTACCCGATGCAACTCTCTATCGGGCCGATGCCCTAATGAAGATGGCCGGCCAATAG
- a CDS encoding LysM peptidoglycan-binding domain-containing protein yields the protein MTSRNNSKFCAAITICTLLLPLQGGLAQAAPSSFELELKDLETTKPSPKPRHRQTRQPRKAIDSDPASAATAPSAGLTRYTVKPGDFLFKILIRNFGLSNAQAEALIPEIQRLNKLPSATRLEVGQTILIPRTRRTPTAEIADKPAPVPQEEEHQPLVIPPVSSSAVAPQPAAPVVPEPPPPHRIEPPEQIAPAPQQPQPQEPAKAPEPAPQAPDQTPHSFAASLIRLWEEIVPGQKMIEPLTVDGKVLNPDDYPLLLSADGGRILVDVRNSLPAGLRSQIVRKYPDIRIVTRGKDSLRLFFSSLMKAAEFARIEENVTVSLGADPLLSVRADFRIVRLPSGRGGPETVLVFLDENGPCLPASLTGYLERKGYQVAQLSNRSDDAIADPGYDLRSIPPSSPCDMAMSLLEALSIKLDRNKIVSGTMGENADNRFSIRVESYFEANGKRFVLDCTGNDPYNYTLFRLLKVQGYGVIQPQGNDDFNAVAEHLLTELNYPHAFGRYELDYGRYKITITGFKITRRDNSTGRLILSSRPADPVFADLMRWEPGGNR from the coding sequence ATGACATCACGCAACAACTCGAAATTCTGTGCCGCCATTACCATTTGCACCCTCCTCCTCCCGCTGCAGGGAGGACTTGCCCAAGCGGCCCCGTCTTCTTTCGAACTCGAACTCAAGGACCTGGAGACAACCAAGCCCTCGCCGAAACCACGACACCGGCAAACCCGCCAGCCCCGAAAGGCCATTGATTCCGACCCCGCATCCGCCGCAACCGCCCCATCCGCCGGGCTTACCCGATATACCGTAAAGCCGGGAGACTTTCTCTTCAAGATACTAATCCGGAATTTCGGCCTCAGCAACGCCCAGGCCGAAGCGCTCATCCCGGAGATTCAGCGGCTAAACAAACTGCCGAGCGCAACGCGCCTCGAAGTGGGACAGACCATCCTCATTCCGCGCACCCGCCGCACGCCGACAGCGGAGATTGCCGACAAACCGGCTCCAGTGCCGCAAGAAGAGGAACACCAACCCCTCGTGATCCCCCCTGTGTCCTCTTCGGCCGTCGCGCCGCAGCCGGCCGCGCCCGTTGTTCCCGAACCGCCGCCCCCCCATCGGATCGAGCCGCCGGAGCAAATCGCACCGGCACCTCAACAACCGCAGCCACAGGAGCCTGCCAAGGCCCCCGAGCCGGCCCCTCAGGCCCCGGATCAAACGCCCCATTCTTTCGCCGCGTCACTCATCCGCCTATGGGAGGAGATTGTCCCAGGGCAGAAGATGATAGAGCCCCTGACCGTGGACGGAAAGGTTCTCAACCCCGATGACTATCCGCTCCTTTTGTCCGCCGACGGAGGCAGGATACTCGTGGATGTCAGAAACTCTCTCCCGGCAGGGCTTCGCAGCCAGATTGTCCGGAAATACCCCGATATCCGCATTGTCACCAGGGGCAAAGACAGCCTCAGACTGTTCTTCTCCTCGCTCATGAAAGCCGCCGAATTTGCCCGGATAGAAGAAAACGTCACTGTGAGCCTGGGAGCGGACCCACTACTGTCCGTCCGCGCAGACTTTCGCATCGTGCGGCTGCCATCCGGCCGGGGCGGTCCCGAAACCGTCCTCGTCTTTCTGGACGAAAACGGCCCCTGTCTCCCGGCATCTCTCACCGGCTACCTTGAAAGGAAGGGCTACCAAGTGGCTCAGCTCAGCAACCGGTCAGATGATGCCATTGCCGACCCCGGGTATGATCTTCGGTCTATTCCTCCCTCCAGCCCCTGCGACATGGCAATGTCGCTTCTGGAGGCTCTTTCCATCAAGCTCGACCGCAACAAGATCGTTTCCGGAACCATGGGGGAGAATGCGGACAACCGCTTCAGCATCAGGGTGGAAAGCTACTTTGAAGCGAACGGAAAGCGTTTTGTACTCGACTGCACCGGCAACGACCCTTACAACTACACCCTCTTCAGGCTCCTTAAAGTCCAGGGCTATGGCGTAATCCAGCCCCAGGGGAATGACGATTTCAATGCCGTGGCAGAGCACCTGTTGACGGAGCTGAACTATCCCCACGCCTTCGGGCGTTATGAACTGGATTATGGGCGGTACAAGATCACGATCACAGGATTCAAGATTACACGTCGGGACAATTCGACAGGACGGCTGATCCTTTCATCACGGCCAGCCGATCCGGTTTTTGCGGATCTGATGCGTTGGGAACCAGGGGGGAACAGGTAA
- a CDS encoding response regulator: MKTPVILLVENEPFFLSLLKDFLKNSPVTVLTATDGKEALRIAREQKPNLIYMNLRLPDMDGMACCEQIKGDSDLRSIPVIMMVKEGKEHAPKPGLAAGCDGVITKPVDRREFLEAGRRFIPQVERRHPRVRCAALAVFNAGGSSFHGSIEDISFRGVYVVSRCNIEIEDRIRLGFFIPGSDLIETDARVAWVNQGHRRVKPVLPEGFGVEFLSIAPNAFDQVKRFIASTSPHQ; the protein is encoded by the coding sequence ATGAAAACACCCGTGATACTGCTTGTCGAGAATGAACCTTTTTTTCTTTCCCTTCTGAAGGATTTCCTCAAAAATTCCCCGGTCACGGTCCTCACCGCAACGGACGGCAAAGAAGCACTGAGAATCGCCCGTGAGCAGAAGCCAAACCTGATTTATATGAATCTCCGGTTGCCTGACATGGACGGAATGGCCTGTTGCGAACAGATCAAGGGGGACAGCGACCTGCGATCCATTCCGGTGATAATGATGGTCAAGGAGGGCAAGGAACATGCCCCGAAGCCAGGACTCGCTGCCGGATGCGACGGGGTAATTACAAAGCCCGTTGACCGGCGCGAGTTTCTCGAAGCGGGCCGCCGCTTCATCCCCCAGGTGGAAAGGCGACATCCGCGGGTCAGATGCGCCGCCCTGGCCGTGTTCAATGCCGGGGGGTCGAGTTTCCACGGATCAATCGAAGACATCAGTTTCCGCGGCGTCTATGTGGTATCTCGATGCAACATTGAGATCGAAGACCGGATACGGCTCGGATTCTTCATCCCCGGCAGCGATCTCATCGAGACCGACGCCAGGGTAGCGTGGGTCAACCAGGGGCACCGGCGGGTCAAACCGGTTCTTCCGGAAGGGTTCGGAGTAGAGTTTCTAAGCATTGCCCCCAACGCCTTCGACCAGGTGAAGCGCTTCATTGCCTCCACCTCTCCGCACCAATGA
- a CDS encoding NAD(P)/FAD-dependent oxidoreductase has product MKKDILEKGAILQRDRETYAIAPHIPGGITDTATLRKICDVADRYGIKELKITSAQRIALMGVKEEDLDTIWADLGERPGAAIGLCVRSVKICPGTTWCKRGVQDSVALGLKIDAIYHAMELPNKMKMGVSGCMINCAETMLKDIGISGTPKGWRVYVGGNAGARPRIGDVLTDTGPGDDEVLEIVARVVDYYKSCGSEQRLGRIVEQMGIEAFRKAVMGE; this is encoded by the coding sequence ATGAAAAAAGATATCCTCGAAAAGGGGGCGATTCTCCAGCGGGATCGGGAGACCTACGCGATTGCCCCCCATATCCCAGGCGGCATAACCGACACCGCCACCCTCCGCAAGATCTGCGACGTGGCCGACCGCTACGGCATCAAGGAGCTGAAGATAACTTCGGCCCAGCGCATTGCCCTGATGGGAGTGAAAGAAGAAGACCTGGACACCATCTGGGCCGACCTGGGAGAACGGCCTGGGGCCGCCATCGGGCTCTGCGTCCGGAGCGTGAAAATTTGCCCCGGCACCACATGGTGCAAGCGGGGGGTGCAGGATTCCGTGGCGCTCGGGCTCAAAATCGACGCCATTTACCATGCCATGGAGCTCCCCAACAAGATGAAGATGGGGGTTTCGGGTTGCATGATCAATTGCGCCGAGACAATGCTCAAGGATATCGGGATATCGGGAACCCCGAAGGGATGGCGTGTTTACGTGGGAGGCAACGCCGGTGCCCGCCCCCGCATCGGGGACGTCCTGACCGACACCGGTCCCGGCGATGATGAGGTTCTGGAAATTGTCGCGCGCGTCGTCGACTACTACAAGAGCTGCGGCAGCGAGCAAAGGCTGGGGAGAATCGTGGAACAGATGGGAATCGAAGCTTTCAGGAAAGCGGTGATGGGAGAATAA
- a CDS encoding endonuclease Q family protein — MREYCADLHVHSAFSRATSRECNLAGLAGWAGVKGIDVVGTGDFTHPGWLSILREMLVAAEPGFFRLRGETIPSPLPGHPPVPASVRFVLSTEISCIYKRHGAVRKVHNLVYVPDMASAERLAARLAGIGNIESDGRPILRLDSRDLLEMVLEEAPGGFLVPAHIWTPWFSLFGSRSGFDTVEECFGDLAPYVFALETGLSSDPAMNRMVSALDRFALISNSDCHSPSRLGREANLFATGFDFFSLRDALKENRCETFRGTVEFFPEEGKYHLDGHRACSVRLVPEETRRLGGRCPGCGRPLTVGVLHRVLELADRHGPLHAPDAPGFFSLVPLPEVLGEILGAGPGTKGVMGLYSRLVALFGSEFGLLLRAAPEDIREISPLLAEAVARIRAGRVFRQGGYDGEYGTVRVFGEGEVARLSGAGDLLCEGRSRRDRRR, encoded by the coding sequence TTGAGGGAATATTGCGCTGATCTCCATGTCCATTCCGCTTTTTCCCGGGCCACGAGCCGCGAGTGCAACCTTGCGGGGCTGGCGGGCTGGGCCGGGGTGAAGGGGATCGATGTGGTTGGGACGGGGGATTTTACCCATCCCGGCTGGCTCAGCATCCTCAGGGAGATGCTGGTTGCTGCCGAGCCGGGCTTCTTTCGGCTCCGGGGAGAAACGATACCTTCTCCCCTGCCGGGACATCCCCCGGTTCCGGCATCGGTCCGCTTTGTCCTGTCAACGGAGATAAGCTGCATATACAAGCGTCATGGTGCCGTCCGAAAGGTCCACAACCTCGTCTACGTCCCGGATATGGCGTCGGCGGAGCGCCTAGCCGCCAGGCTTGCGGGAATCGGCAACATCGAGTCGGACGGCCGCCCGATTCTTCGCCTCGACTCCAGGGATCTTCTGGAGATGGTTCTGGAGGAGGCCCCAGGTGGATTCCTCGTCCCGGCCCACATCTGGACCCCATGGTTTTCCCTCTTCGGTTCCCGCTCGGGATTCGATACGGTGGAAGAGTGCTTCGGCGATCTTGCGCCTTACGTTTTCGCCCTGGAGACCGGTCTTTCCTCCGATCCGGCCATGAACAGGATGGTTTCGGCTCTGGACCGGTTCGCGCTCATCTCCAACTCCGACTGCCACTCCCCATCCCGCCTCGGGAGGGAGGCAAACCTCTTCGCCACCGGCTTCGACTTTTTTTCGCTGCGTGATGCCCTGAAGGAAAACCGTTGCGAGACTTTCCGGGGGACCGTTGAGTTTTTCCCAGAAGAGGGGAAGTATCACCTGGATGGCCACCGGGCCTGTTCGGTCCGTCTTGTGCCGGAAGAGACCCGGCGCCTTGGCGGCCGGTGCCCCGGCTGCGGCCGTCCCCTTACCGTCGGGGTCCTTCATCGGGTCCTGGAGCTGGCCGACCGGCATGGCCCGCTGCACGCTCCCGATGCACCCGGTTTTTTCAGCCTCGTGCCGCTGCCGGAGGTGCTGGGGGAGATATTGGGGGCAGGTCCCGGCACAAAGGGGGTTATGGGCCTGTATTCGCGGCTGGTGGCTCTGTTTGGCTCTGAGTTCGGGCTTTTGCTAAGGGCCGCGCCGGAGGATATCCGGGAGATTTCGCCCCTGCTTGCCGAGGCGGTAGCGCGCATCCGTGCAGGAAGAGTTTTCCGGCAGGGGGGGTACGACGGGGAGTACGGGACGGTCCGGGTATTCGGGGAAGGGGAAGTGGCGCGGCTTTCCGGTGCCGGCGATCTGCTCTGCGAGGGGCGAAGCCGCCGGGACCGCAGACGGTGA
- the uvrB gene encoding excinuclease ABC subunit UvrB — protein MDRYTLVSDHTPRGDQPRAIEELCEGILRGDPHQVLLGVTGSGKTFTMANVIAATNRPALVLAPNKTLAAQLYGEFKELFPHNAVEYFVSYYDYYQPEAYIPTTDTFIEKDSSINDEIDKLRHAATRSLLTRRDVIIVASVSCIYGIGSPAEYQAMHIFFHEGEEYGRDTLLRKLVDIQYERNDVDFHRGTFRVRGDIVEIFPAHEDEKALRVEFFGDTVDAITEIDPLRGVAHQRLAKCAIYPASHYVATRETLERAIEEIRLALRERLQWFREQNMLVEAQRIEQRTMFDLEMMEEMGFCQGIENYSRHFDGRMPGEPPYTLLDYFPKDFLLFIDESHITVSQVGGMYRGDRSRKETLVNYGFRLPSALDNRPLTFREFTERLNQAVYVSATPADYELQQAGGVVVEQVIRPTGLLDPVIEVRPASGQVDDLLHEVRETVARGERVLVTTLTKRMAEELTNYYRDLGVRVRYLHSDIDTIQRMQIIRDLRLGEFDVLVGINLLREGLDIPEVSLVAILDADKEGFLRSARSLIQTCGRAARNVMGRVIMYADTITGSMQACIDETSRRRAIQEAFNAEHGIIPQTVKKGLRSILESIEERDYYTIPIAAETPESYMPADEIPKMVKKLRKEMLAFAKNLEFEKAAELRDRIKTLEERQLQLHP, from the coding sequence ATGGACCGCTACACCCTGGTAAGTGACCATACTCCCCGCGGAGACCAGCCGAGAGCCATCGAAGAACTGTGCGAGGGAATCCTCCGGGGCGACCCCCACCAGGTTCTTCTCGGCGTCACCGGTTCGGGGAAAACGTTCACCATGGCGAACGTCATCGCCGCCACCAACCGTCCCGCCCTGGTCCTGGCCCCCAACAAGACCCTGGCTGCCCAGCTCTACGGCGAGTTCAAGGAGCTTTTCCCCCACAACGCCGTGGAGTACTTCGTCTCCTACTACGACTACTACCAGCCGGAGGCGTACATCCCCACCACCGACACCTTCATCGAGAAGGACTCCTCCATAAACGACGAAATAGACAAGCTGCGCCATGCCGCCACCCGCAGCCTCCTGACGCGCCGCGACGTCATCATCGTCGCATCGGTATCGTGCATCTACGGCATCGGCTCCCCTGCCGAATATCAGGCAATGCACATCTTCTTCCACGAGGGGGAGGAATATGGCCGGGACACGCTTCTTCGCAAGCTGGTGGATATCCAGTACGAGCGAAACGACGTGGACTTCCACCGGGGGACTTTCCGGGTGAGGGGGGACATCGTGGAGATATTCCCGGCCCACGAAGACGAGAAGGCGCTGCGGGTCGAGTTCTTCGGCGACACGGTGGATGCCATCACGGAGATCGATCCCCTGCGAGGCGTGGCGCACCAGCGGCTCGCCAAGTGCGCCATCTACCCCGCCTCCCACTACGTTGCCACCCGGGAGACCCTGGAGCGGGCCATCGAGGAGATCCGGCTCGCCCTGCGGGAGAGGCTCCAGTGGTTCCGGGAGCAAAACATGCTCGTGGAGGCCCAGCGGATTGAGCAGCGCACCATGTTCGACCTGGAGATGATGGAGGAGATGGGGTTCTGCCAGGGGATCGAGAACTACTCCCGCCACTTCGATGGTCGGATGCCCGGAGAGCCCCCCTACACCCTTCTCGACTATTTTCCGAAGGACTTCCTTCTGTTCATCGACGAATCCCACATTACCGTTTCCCAGGTGGGTGGAATGTACCGGGGGGACCGCAGCCGCAAGGAAACCCTGGTGAACTACGGGTTCCGGCTCCCTTCGGCCCTGGATAACCGCCCCCTTACGTTCCGGGAGTTTACCGAGCGCCTCAACCAGGCGGTCTACGTCTCCGCAACCCCAGCCGACTACGAACTGCAGCAGGCCGGCGGCGTGGTGGTAGAACAGGTGATCCGCCCCACCGGCCTCCTGGATCCGGTCATCGAGGTGCGGCCCGCGTCAGGACAGGTGGACGACCTCCTCCACGAAGTCCGCGAAACCGTGGCCAGGGGCGAGCGGGTGCTGGTCACCACCCTCACCAAGCGGATGGCCGAGGAACTGACCAACTACTACCGGGACCTGGGGGTGCGGGTGCGCTACCTCCACTCGGACATCGACACCATCCAGAGAATGCAGATCATCCGGGACCTTCGCCTCGGCGAGTTCGACGTACTGGTGGGGATCAACCTCCTGCGGGAGGGGCTCGACATCCCCGAAGTCTCGCTGGTGGCTATCCTCGACGCCGACAAGGAGGGGTTCCTCCGCTCGGCCCGCTCCCTCATCCAGACCTGCGGCAGGGCAGCCCGCAACGTAATGGGGCGGGTCATCATGTACGCCGACACCATAACAGGCTCAATGCAGGCCTGTATTGACGAGACTTCCCGGCGCCGGGCGATCCAGGAAGCCTTCAATGCCGAGCATGGGATTATCCCCCAAACGGTGAAGAAGGGGCTCCGCAGCATCCTCGAATCCATAGAGGAGCGGGACTACTACACGATTCCGATTGCCGCCGAGACACCTGAGTCGTACATGCCTGCCGATGAAATACCGAAGATGGTCAAAAAACTGCGCAAAGAGATGCTTGCCTTTGCCAAGAATCTGGAGTTCGAAAAGGCGGCGGAGCTCCGCGACCGTATAAAGACGCTGGAAGAGCGGCAACTTCAACTCCACCCCTGA
- a CDS encoding spinster family MFS transporter — protein MQENSTAVLPKTSPYSRYALALLLGVNLLNYIDRQVLYAVFPLIQQDFALSDTALGLLGSAFMITYMVSAPFFGWLGDRWSRTRLAATGLAIWSVATAAAGLAPTYRLLFAARTTVGIGEASFGTVSPGLLADFFDRERRGRILSLFYLAIPVGSALGYLLGGVVGQHWGWHAAFLIVGLPGLLLVLPVWLMREPLRNPGPVPEQNAATGRGSYRSLLRNRSFIANTLAMAAMTFALGGLAQWIPTFLYREHGLGVAAGNTLFGGLTVVTGICGTLAGGWLGDRLQRRTPKGYLLVSGWGFLLGAPAAAYAILTPSLYHCVGAMFLAEFFLFLNTGPLNTVIINVTPPAIRAMAFAVNIFFIHALGDAISPTILGRLSDLWGLRAALLSTPLAILGAALFAILCCRTIEKDMERAGQ, from the coding sequence ATGCAAGAAAACTCTACGGCGGTTCTCCCGAAAACATCTCCCTACTCGCGCTATGCTCTGGCACTGCTCCTGGGAGTCAACCTTCTCAACTACATAGACCGGCAGGTCCTCTACGCGGTTTTTCCCCTCATCCAGCAAGACTTCGCCCTTTCCGACACGGCCCTCGGCCTTCTCGGCAGTGCGTTCATGATAACCTACATGGTTTCAGCCCCCTTTTTCGGGTGGCTCGGCGACCGCTGGAGCAGAACTCGACTTGCCGCAACGGGGCTTGCCATCTGGAGCGTGGCCACGGCTGCCGCTGGCCTTGCTCCAACCTACCGGCTCCTGTTTGCCGCCCGCACCACGGTCGGCATCGGCGAAGCCAGCTTCGGCACGGTTTCCCCCGGCCTCCTGGCCGATTTCTTCGACCGGGAGCGCCGGGGCCGCATACTATCCCTCTTTTACCTGGCAATCCCCGTTGGGAGCGCCCTGGGCTATCTGCTGGGAGGAGTGGTGGGCCAGCACTGGGGATGGCATGCCGCGTTCCTGATCGTCGGTTTGCCGGGACTGCTGCTGGTTCTGCCGGTCTGGCTCATGCGGGAGCCGCTCCGGAATCCGGGCCCCGTACCGGAGCAGAACGCGGCCACCGGACGCGGCAGCTACCGCTCTCTGCTCAGGAACCGTTCCTTCATTGCCAACACCCTGGCCATGGCGGCTATGACTTTCGCTCTGGGTGGCCTCGCCCAGTGGATACCGACATTCCTGTACCGGGAGCACGGCCTCGGCGTCGCCGCCGGCAACACCCTATTCGGCGGCCTCACAGTGGTGACCGGCATCTGCGGCACCCTTGCCGGCGGCTGGCTCGGCGACCGGCTCCAGCGCCGCACGCCGAAGGGATATCTTCTGGTCTCCGGATGGGGATTCCTCCTGGGCGCCCCGGCCGCCGCCTACGCCATCCTGACCCCCTCCCTTTACCATTGCGTTGGGGCCATGTTTCTGGCCGAATTTTTCCTATTCCTCAATACCGGCCCCCTTAACACCGTCATCATCAACGTCACCCCCCCGGCAATCCGCGCCATGGCTTTCGCCGTAAACATCTTCTTCATCCACGCCCTGGGCGATGCCATCTCTCCCACCATCCTCGGCCGCCTTTCGGATCTATGGGGACTGCGCGCCGCCCTCCTCTCAACACCGCTCGCAATCCTGGGGGCCGCCCTCTTTGCCATTCTCTGCTGCCGCACCATCGAAAAAGACATGGAGCGGGCAGGGCAGTGA
- a CDS encoding response regulator has protein sequence MTNRHILLVEDNPDDEVLTLRALRKHNTASEISVAHDGVEALDFLFGSGAHEKRDTSTMPSLVLLDLKLPKVDGLEVLRRIRSDERTRLLPVVIFTSSNEEQDILECHSLGANSYIRKPVDFNQLSETLRVIGTYWLTLNLTPKLSNATK, from the coding sequence ATGACCAACAGACACATTCTCCTTGTTGAAGATAATCCCGACGACGAGGTTTTGACGCTTCGCGCTCTTCGCAAGCACAACACCGCCTCCGAGATTAGCGTGGCCCATGATGGGGTCGAAGCCCTTGATTTCCTTTTCGGTTCAGGAGCCCACGAAAAACGCGATACGAGTACCATGCCCAGCCTGGTGCTGCTTGACCTGAAACTCCCGAAAGTCGACGGGCTCGAGGTCCTGCGGCGGATCAGAAGCGACGAGCGGACAAGACTTCTACCCGTGGTGATTTTCACCTCATCCAATGAAGAGCAGGATATTCTGGAATGCCACTCCCTCGGCGCCAACAGCTACATCCGCAAACCGGTCGATTTCAATCAACTGAGTGAAACGCTTCGCGTCATCGGCACCTACTGGCTCACCCTGAATCTGACCCCAAAACTATCAAACGCGACCAAATAA